A region from the Musa acuminata AAA Group cultivar baxijiao chromosome BXJ1-10, Cavendish_Baxijiao_AAA, whole genome shotgun sequence genome encodes:
- the LOC135594796 gene encoding plasma membrane-associated cation-binding protein 1-like — protein sequence MVNYWKSKVLPTIKKVFDRNGKKAAAAEACKSFDESKEDISKEFEEKKTDLRPKVVEIYETSAVEIKPSANTCFGRRQTLVKKPTGSGLKKKSTVVIKFIEELVKIEFPGSKPVSEAAAKYGPGLVSGPVIFLFEQVSTLLPAEEPPAPAEPAVESTSKDITPETAEEIKKEEAEAEVEEAPAPADPAPSDPSPETEKPAEPAAEPAKA from the exons ATGGTGAATTACTGGAAGTCTAAAGTCCTTCCGACGATCAAGAAGGTGTTTGACAGGAACGGCAAGAAGGCTGCCGCCGCCGAGGCATGCAAGTCCTTCGACGAATCGAAG GAGgacatcagcaaggagttcgaagAGAAGAAGACTGACCTGCGGCCCAAAGTTGTGGAGATCTACGAAACTTCTGCCGTTGAAATCAAG CCTTCTGCAAATACTTGCTTTGGACGACGACAGACTCTGGTGAAGAAACCGACGGGGTCAGGACTGAAGAAGAAATCAACTGTTGTGATCAAGTTCATCGAGGAACTAGTGAAGATCG AGTTCCCTGGCTCGAAGCCGGTGAGCGAGGCTGCCGCCAAGTACGGCCCCGGCCTCGTCTCCGGTCCCGTGATCTTCCTCTTCGAGCAGGTGTCCACCTTACTCCCCGCAGAGGAGCCGCCTGCTCCCGCCGAACCGGCCGTCGAGAGCACCAGCAAGGATATTACACCGGAAACCGCGGAGGAGATCAAGAAGGAAGAGGCTGAGGCGGAGGTGGAAGAGGCACCTGCCCCGGCCGACCCGGCTCCCTCGGACCCCTCCCCGGAGACGGAGAAACCGGCCGAGCCAGCGGCTGAACCCGCCAAGGCTTGA
- the LOC135595692 gene encoding plasma membrane-associated cation-binding protein 1-like — protein MVNYWKSKVLPTIKKVFDRNGKKAAAAEACKSFDESKEDISKEFEEKKTDLQPKVVEIYEASAVEIKTLVKKPTGSGLKKKSTVVIKFIEELVKIEFPGSKPVSEAAAKYGPGLVSGPVIFLFEQVSTLLPAEEPPAPAEPAVESTSKDITPETAEEIKKEEAEAEVEEAPAPADPAPSDPSPETEKPAEPAAEPAKA, from the exons ATGGTGAATTACTGGAAGTCTAAAGTCCTTCCGACGATCAAGAAGGTGTTTGACAGGAACGGCAAGAAGGCTGCCGCCGCCGAGGCATGCAAGTCCTTCGACGAATCGAAG GAGgacatcagcaaggagttcgaagAGAAGAAGACTGACCTGCAGCCCAAAGTTGTGGAGATCTACGAAGCTTCTGCCGTTGAAATCAAG ACTCTGGTGAAGAAACCGACGGGGTCAGGACTGAAGAAGAAATCAACTGTTGTGATCAAGTTCATCGAGGAACTAGTGAAGATCG AGTTCCCTGGCTCGAAGCCGGTGAGCGAGGCTGCCGCCAAGTACGGCCCCGGCCTCGTCTCCGGTCCCGTGATCTTCCTCTTCGAGCAGGTGTCCACCTTACTCCCCGCAGAGGAGCCGCCTGCTCCCGCCGAACCGGCCGTCGAGAGCACCAGCAAGGATATTACACCGGAAACCGCGGAGGAGATCAAGAAGGAAGAGGCTGAGGCGGAGGTGGAAGAGGCACCTGCCCCGGCCGACCCGGCTCCCTCGGACCCCTCCCCGGAGACGGAGAAACCGGCCGAGCCAGCGGCTGAACCCGCCAAGGCTTGA